In Nicotiana tabacum cultivar K326 chromosome 19, ASM71507v2, whole genome shotgun sequence, one DNA window encodes the following:
- the LOC107764483 gene encoding uncharacterized protein LOC107764483 has protein sequence MKDFPSCFGETGVQVADFSSTNKAAQNLVTCVYQCKLRGKSCLLNVTWSKNLMGQGLTVGIDDNTNQCLCKVDIKPWLFSKKKGSKTLEAYSRKIDVYWDLTSAKFGSGPEPLEGFYVCVVSERQMILLLGDMRKEATKKTGATPSASGAVFIAKKEHIFGKKVFGTKAQFCDNGRVHDLVIECDTSGTSDPCLVIRVDSKPMMQVKRLRWKFRGNHTILVDGLGVEVFWDVHNWLFGTSAGDGVFMFKTSISAEKLWATQPVCDPQTLHWSWSQRFREAQSHSLGFSLFLYAWKNE, from the coding sequence ATGAAGGATTTTCCTTCTTGTTTTGGGGAAACTGGGGTTCAAGTAGCTGATTTTTCATCTACTAATAAGGCTGCTCAGAATTTGGTAACTTGTGTGTACCAGTGTAAATTGCGTGGGAAATCTTGTTTGCTTAATGTTACATGGAGTAAGAATTTGATGGGTCAAGGTCTTACTGTTGGGATTGATGATAATACAAATCAGTGCCTCTGTAAAGTTGATATTAAGCCCTGGTTGTTCTCCAAGAAGAAAGGGTCAAAGACTTTAGAAGCATATTCTAGGAAAATTGATGTATATTGGGACCTTACCTCAGCTAAGTTTGGATCTGGTCCAGAGCCATTAGAAGGATTCTATGTTTGTGTTGTTTCCGAAAGGCAAATGATTTTGCTCCTTGGTGATATGCGAAAAGAAGCTACCAAGAAAACAGGTGCCACGCCTTCTGCTTCTGGTGCTGTTTTTATTGCTAAGAAGGAGCATATATTTGGCAAGAAGGTATTTGGCACTAAGGCTCAGTTTTGTGATAATGGTCGAGTGCACGATCTCGTGATTGAATGTGATACCAGTGGAACCAGCGACCCATGCCTTGTCATCCGTGTGGACAGTAAGCCGATGATGCAGGTAAAGAGGCTCAGATGGAAGTTCCGCGGTAACCATACCATTTTGGTTGATGGCCTTGGCGTAGAAGTATTTTGGGATGTTCATAACTGGCTTTTTGGCACATCTGCTGGAGATGGTGTATTTATGTTCAAGACCAGCATTTCAGCTGAGAAATTATGGGCAACCCAGCCCGTCTGCGATCCCCAGACACTACATTGGTCTTGGTCACAGAGATTCCGAGAGGCCCAGTCGCATAGTCTTGGTTTCTCACTCTTTTTATATGCTTGGAAAAACGAATAG
- the LOC142173672 gene encoding bifunctional phosphatase IMPL2, chloroplastic-like, translating to MATDMELIQLSEIANKAADAAGEVVRKHYSNNATRFQFREKDGDGPVTRADVEAEQAIVSVILDAFPSHSIYGEETGWHNRDNAPYNDDAKRAYDSLSKKVGKRLFNGNCIVFGELASGFADVVVDCALDPYDFLALVPVVEGAGGIVTDWEGRELLWNASTPVPEGGFKIVATAGKNIHQHVISALSH from the coding sequence ATGGCTACAGACATGGAGCTAATTCAACTTTCCGAAATTGCCAATAAAGCTGCAGATGCTGCAGGAGAAGTAGTGCGAAAACACTATTCCAACAATGCCACGAGATTCCAGTTCAGAGAAAAAGACGGTGACGGACCAGTCACCCGCGCTGACGTGGAAGCCGAACAGGCCATAGTCTCCGTGATTCTAGACGCTTTTCCTTCCCATTCGATTTATGGGGAAGAAACCGGTTGGCACAATCGCGATAATGCTCCTTACAACGACGATGCGAAGAGAGCCTATGATTCACTTTCGAAGAAGGTGGGTAAGAGGTTATTTAATGGAAATTGTATTGTTTTTGGTGAGTTGGCTTCGGGTTTTGCTGATGTTGTAGTGGATTGTGCTCTTGATCCTTATGATTTTCTCGCCCTTGTTCCGGTGGTTGAGGGCGCCGGCGGCATTGTTACTGATTGGGAAGGGCGTGAGCTTCTCTGGAATGCTTCAACTCCGGTACCGGAAGGCGGATTTAAGATTGTGGCTACTGCCGGAAAAAACATTCATCAACATGTTATATCTGCACTTTCACATTGA